Part of the Burkholderia humptydooensis genome, GGGCGCGACCGCCGCGTTCCTGGACCCGATGACGTCGTCGGTGAGCGCGCAGTTCTCGGTGGACTACACACAGACGACGCCCGGCAAGATCAAGGTGACGGCGACGCGCGACTTCGACGCGCAAGGCAGCGCGGGCACGGTCGCGATCTTCAGGAAGGGAGATTACGGCTGGCTCATCAAGGTCGGCAACGTCTACGGGATGGTCGTCAACAACAGCCAGTACAACCCGTTCTTCACGGTCGGCGCTTTCGTTCAGTAACGCATGACTTCGCGGCGGCCGGCGCGCCGCCGCGGACTTCAAAATATCGAGGATTCCTATGTATTGGAGAAAATCGCTGGCTGCCGCCGTATTGGCTTCCGTCCTGAGCGCCTGCGGCGGCGGTGACGATCCGCCGCCCGCGCCCGTCGTCCGGCTGTGCCCGAAGACGATCGACTACAACACCGTGTTTACGGGCGGCTCCGGCTCGGGCGAGCTGGTTCGCGTGCAGCTCGACACGACGAAGATGACGTTCCAGATCACGTATCTCGCGTCGCCGGTGCCGGCGACGACGGGCACCGTGCAGCCGACCCGAGATACGCCGCCGAACAACATCGTGACGGGAACGCTGACGGACGAGACGGGCCTGCCGACCGAGAAGCTCAACCAGTGCACGTTCCGGCTGAACAACGCGAGCCTCGATCCGAGCCGCCCGGCGCGCGTGTTCCTCGGCGAGGGCGTGCTGGGCGGCGCGATTCCCGGCGCGACGATTCAATTCGGCGGCGTGATCGGCGTCGGGCAGATTCCGAAGACGACGTTCCCGTACTATCCGTTCATCAGCTTCTCCGATCAGGAGACCGATCTTTCGAAGATCGCGGGCAACTACAACCAGCTCGGCTATCACCAGGTGCCGTCGCAGAACTTCGCGCAGGCGGCCGTCGACGCGAAGGTCACGATCAATGCGGACGGCACGTACGTCGAGACCGACAACTTCGGCAAGAAGAACGGCGGCCAGCCGCTCGCGTCGAGCGCGATCGTCAATCAGAAGCTGACGCTGCGCGCCGACGCGCCCGTGTTCCAGTCGCTCAACTATCAGCCGCAGATTCCGCCGACGCTCGCTTCGCTCGATCCTTCGAAGGCGGGCAAGGGCATCCTGATCGTCGGCAAGCTGCGCGATCAACTGGTGCCGGTCTTCATTCGCACCGGCGCGGCGAATGGCGATCTGACGCAAGGCGCGCCCGTCGCGGACGACGAATCGGGGATCTCGATCCTGAGCCCGCAGAAGACGCTCGCATTGGGCTCGCAAGACGGCGAGTACACGGGCGTCGACAGCCTGCTCG contains:
- a CDS encoding DUF2957 domain-containing protein — translated: MYWRKSLAAAVLASVLSACGGGDDPPPAPVVRLCPKTIDYNTVFTGGSGSGELVRVQLDTTKMTFQITYLASPVPATTGTVQPTRDTPPNNIVTGTLTDETGLPTEKLNQCTFRLNNASLDPSRPARVFLGEGVLGGAIPGATIQFGGVIGVGQIPKTTFPYYPFISFSDQETDLSKIAGNYNQLGYHQVPSQNFAQAAVDAKVTINADGTYVETDNFGKKNGGQPLASSAIVNQKLTLRADAPVFQSLNYQPQIPPTLASLDPSKAGKGILIVGKLRDQLVPVFIRTGAANGDLTQGAPVADDESGISILSPQKTLALGSQDGEYTGVDSLLDYRATALVGAQATLLDPFHASQVALTRSLNLDYTQAVPGVVTTVQTSAASGPPTGKFVFTGGVFGFLDMSDVNNPYFTVGAFVQ